The region AAGTTTGGACGCACTCCGATGACTTGAGAGACTATGGCTAACAACTACTAACTACTAACCTAACAGTATCGTCGTCTTAGCAAGCGAGTTTGATTTTCTTTTACCGGACTAACTCCTGAACGAGCATCTATCAAAAACATGACAAGATAGTTTTCAGAGCGAATGCTATTCGAGGCTTaggcggcagcagcagcccatTTGGCCGCAAGACTGCTAGCCAACTGCTTCACAGACGCGCTTTGCATGATGTCGAAAATGGACACCTCTATTGCCAGCTGGACGACAAGCCAGTTACGCAACTCCACTGCCACCAGCGAATCAACTCCATATCTAGCGAGAGATTCGCCCACTTGAATGGTttcgtcgtcgacgaagAACATCGCGGCTAGCTTACGCACAATGGCAGTCTGAAGCACAACCAATCGATCGTCTGGGAGTGGCACATTCGCCAGCTGTTCGCGGAGGTCCATCGCATCATGAACCCGGTTTGATCGTGTTTTCGACTTGATGCCCGTTGCGCGTAGGACGCCGCCCAGTATCGGGTCCTTGGCCCAGAATACATTCGTGTTACCGGCCCCGGGATGGGAATTAAACCCGGTAAGGATCTGCGAGTCAGTGGCATGGCGGATTGGGTGCAAAATCGCGTCCTGGATGAGGTGCAGgacctcttcttcatccaccgCGCGGAAGCCCATGCGCTCAAGTCGGTTGGCCACTCCGTCCGTTTCAGCGACATATCCCACCCCGCGGACCATTCCCAAGTCAATGGCAACCGCTGGCAGTCCTCGTGCGCTGCGATGACGGGCAATCGCATCCTGGAAGGTATTACCCGCGGCATAGTTCGCTTGGCTCACGTTGCCGGTTATTCCATTCAGTGAGGATAGCATGATGAAATATTCCAGATCCACGTCGGACAACACCTCATGCAGGTTCCAGCTACCTTGTACTTTCGGCCGGATGGCCCTGGCATAGTCTTCCACCGACATCTTCTCATAGACGGTATCCTGTGGTGCGATTAGCCAAGAGTAAGTTTAGAGGAGACGGGGGATTGCTCACCTGAAGTACCATTCCGCTATGGATGACTCCCCGAAGAGGTGGCATCGACTGCAAGCAACCGTCTAGAGTCCGCTTGAGATCAGACTTGTCGGAGATATCGCAGCTAGCAACGACCACCGTGCATCCTGATGCCCGCAGTGAGTTCACATAGGCGTTGCCCTGTGCTTGCTGGTCGGCATTCCGAGACATGATAATCAAGTTTCGAGCGCCTCGCTGGACCAGCCATTCGCAGATAGATCGGCCAACTCCACCCATGCCTCCAATTACCAGATGCGTGGATTCAGAGTGCAGGTGAAGAGACCATTCAGACGGAAGAAGCTGCAATTGTGCGTTAGTATTCTTGGCTCCGTTTAAACAGTAAACTGGACACGCGAACTTACGTTCACTCGATCATCCGGACCGGGAATCACAATCACTTTTCCAATATGCCTGCCCGCCTGCAGCATCCGGAAGGCCTCCTTGATTCTCGAGATAGGGTAGGTGGTAGTCGGTTGGATGAGCCGAAGtccttcatccttgatcAGTCGCATGATGTCGTTCATGATGCGAGACACCACCGCTCCCTTGAGTTCTCCGAGAGCAATCAGATCAACACTAGAGAAGGAAACATGGCGGGTAAAGGCGTGCATCTCCAACTGCTTATTCTGCTCCAGGTCGCGTTTACCAATCTCAACGAATCGCCCAAAAGGTGCAACACAGTTGAAGGTACGTTGGAGGAACTCCCCGGCCAAAGAGTTGAGCACAACATCGACCCCCTTTCCGGCGGTCATCTCCATGAGTCGAGCGGCAAATTCGCCATCGCGGCTCGAGAAAATATGATCTTCGGGGATGCCAAACTCGCGGCTGAGATACTCCCGCTTCTCTGGTGATCCAGCCGTCACAAACACCTCGGCCCCCACCCTCTGCGCCAGGGTGATTGCTGCTTGGCCGACacctcctgcagcagcatggATAAGCACGGTTTCCCCAAGCTGAAGACGTGCAGTCTCGTACAGGGCGTAGTATGAGGTCGTGAATGCCATGGGAATGGAAGCGGCCGCGTCAAAAGTCATGCCGTCCGGAATGGCAACGACACTAGTCCAATGCAGGCGTACACGATTCTCCCAGTGTCCTCGCATGAGAGCACATACGCGGTCTCCAATCTTGAATCCGTGCTGGGATGCCAGTGAGCCCACCTGGGTCACGACACCGCTGCATTCGAAGCCCATTACATCCGTGCTCAACTGGCCCATCGCGACCATGACGTCCCGAAAGTTCAGCCCAAACGCCATGGGCTCAACTTCAATTGACTCCTCTGGTAACGGATCGGTTTGCATGGGCTCACCCACAAAGCCGAGGGTATCCAAAAGCCCAGGGGTGCTCACCTGGAGACGCAGCTTTCGACTGGATTGACGGAACAACTCTGTCTTCGTCTCGGCGCTCTCAATGCTACGGGTAGATGGCGAGCTCTCAACGTCAGTCTCAAAGACACGGGGGACACATATGATCCCACCACGCTCGGCGTATTCATTGTCCAGATGGCTTGGGTCTTGTGCCAGGGGAAAGCGCCTTCGGACAACTTCAAGCATGGTCGCAATAGCGCTAGCCGGCCATCTCGCAGTAGTGGGGTCAATATCCAGTGAGACCAATAACTTGCTGCTGTATTCGGTTCGAAGGGTGCGAAGTAGTCCAGTATGCAAACTGTTATGCGGTCGTTCGCAGTGAATCGCACTGCCGCGTGAAACCCAAAGAACACcggcagcctggatgaggagagaTTGTATCGAGCCAAACTCCGTTGAGCTCGGCTCGTGGAGCAAAGCCTCATGCATCTCTCCCAGGAACAAGCAGGTTTTGCCTTCAGCATCAAAGGTGCCGAGCTGTTGTACATCCGGCTTGAATGTCGTCAATTGTTCGAGGGATGTGATCAGTTTATTCAGCCACTTAGTGGGTGGCATCTCTTTGTACACAATCGTGAATTGTGGATAAATGACTGGATCTGGAATGGCAGCACTTGCCAGCAGGACACTGAAAGCATAAAAGTGTTCATCCTCACAGTCATGTAGTTCCATATCGATACCATCAAAGCCCGTACTCTTCATTGCTATCTGCCATTCAGGGATGGTAAGTGAAGGGCTGGACTGACGCTCGGCCTCCTCTCCTGCAATTAATGTTAGTAGTTGTTACTTGatcttcccaggttggccaTGCTTACCTAGCCACCATCCAGGTAAAGTTCCAAATATCAGCTGCAGGTCGATCTCATCCCGAGTGATTTCCACCAGGAGGAGCTTTCCTCCCGGACGCAGCAGCTTTCTGACATTTGCCAGTGTGCGATTGATATTTTTAGTTGCATGCAAGACCTGACTGGCAATCACAAGATCATAGCTGTTGCTCTCGAATCCCTGCCCCGACGGGTCTTCTTCAATATTCAGCTTTTTGAATTCCATCACATCACCTGCTTCTTTGAATCTCTCACTGGCAGCTTCGAAGAAACCTGACGAAATGTCGGTGAAGTCGTAGCTGGCACAACGATAGTGCGGGCCAGGTGCATCTTGCTCTCTGAGTGCCTCCAGGACAACCTCAGTGCACCCCCCCCGTTCCAGCCCCGACCTCCAGGATCCTTGCCCGTGGACTCTTGTGAGCGAAAAGACGGGTCAGCTGCTGGACTTGATAGTACGAGCGCTTCCATCTCACTGCCCGCGCATAGTACTCGGAAAGGAGATcatccttcagcatcagctgcAAAGGGGCTACCTCGTTGCTTAGAATTAAAGGAAGATTCTCCCCAATCCGACAGACCATCTCGCCGTCGACACTGGCGACTCGAACTCGATTAATGAGATTTTGCTGATGGGCTAGCGGTTGGATGAACCATTCAGAGCTTGCGGGCCCCAGTTCATTCAACTGGGCCAATTTGATTTGCACCTTCATCCATGCGCGGAGCCGTTGCTGGTGCCAATTCAGTTTCAGGACCCTATCTTCGGTGAGAGTGGCCAATGCACGCCGTATAAAGTAGAAACACGCTTCTCGGATGTCATGAATGatatcaatctcatccagaTTGGCAGCGAATTGAAGCGCTGCCTTCACAGTGCTAGGGATGGGGAAGGAGATATCCGGTGCCCATTGCAACGTGTAATTGTGTTGTATATCGTTCTTCTCACCATCAGCCTGTGGCGCAGCCCCAAGTGACTGGTAGTATAGGCCGTCCACCGTGAGGACGGGATCTTCGCTAGTGGTGTCAGAAACCACCACAGAGGATTCCATTCCCTGGGGACTGGCCCGATGCAGCATGCATTGAGATTGGAAAACATGACCAGGTGTGCTGGACATCACCGTCCTCAAATCCATGCGCTTGAATGCTCGGGGCACCATGGCTGCGTTGCTCCTAAGCGCACTGGTTGGCAGAGAGCAGTATACGGCCTGGAAAATGGAATCCAACGTCGTTGGGTGTAGAACGTGAGGCTGCTCAACACCATGCGGCATTGAGGATGCCGTATCGGCAACTCGCAAAGTGCACAGGGACCGACCTCGGTTAGATTGGATTGAAACAAGATTCTGGAAGACGTCGCCGTGATAAATGCCTTTGGCTTGAAGTGTACGATAAAGCTCCTGCGGATTCAGTCGCCGAAGGTAGACCTCGTCGTCACTGTTCGCATTTTTCTTGTAGGCATCGTTGCCTTGATTACGCGCGATGAATCCCTTGCAGTGCTCGCTCCATTTTCCAGTGTCGTCGCAAGAGTAAACGTGGAATTCTTGCCAGGGTTGGCCGGTTAACGCCTTCTCCGAGCCCTCGTGCAATGTTAGATGAACCTCTACACCCGCCCCAGTGTCGGGGACGATCAGTGCTTTGAGGATCTCCACGTCTTTCAGACTGAGGCTCGAGATGGTGTGGCCTTGACCTCGCGATAACTGGCTGACTGCTTCAATGGCCATACATATGTACCCAGCGCCTGGGTAAATGATGTTGTTCTGGACCTTGTGGGCACGAAGCCACGGAGTATCAGATACGCGAATGATATGACGCCATGTCGGAGACAGTGCATTGCCTCCAATGAGAGGACTGCCCAGTAGATCGTGGTGCTTCTGTTTGCGCAAACGGTGCTCCTTGTTCAAACGTGGCTCCGCCCAATATCCGTGCTCATGATTCCATGGGTAAGAAGGGAGGTCATAGAGGACTCTGAGGCCGTCTCGATTGATGGGGAAGTTCACAGCACTCAGATCCACACGAGTGCCTTGTCTGTGCAAAGTAGCGGCAAGGGATTGCATTGTCTCGACCGCGTTTTTGCCCCGCGACAAACATGAGAGATACGAAATGCGCTTTCCTTCGAACGCAGGGAGACCCATTGTCTGCCGAATGGGGCCTGCGAGAGCACTGTGTGGCCCGACCTCAAGAATTGCGTCGACTTGTTGGTCCAAGTCACTGGACAGACATAAATTGGTCAGAGaatcgaggaagagaacagGCTGGAGCATATTTTGCACCCAGTGCTCCGCACAACTGACTTCATCCTCGAAAGTGCGAATGCCAGAGACTGGCGATGTATAGATAATGTTATCATCCAACTTGCCGTCGCGGAGGATCTGTTGCAGTGCCGCCGAATATTCGTCCGCAAAGGGCTGCATATGATGCGAATGATATGCAGCCTCCACCTTTAGCTGACGAGCAAAGATGCCATCGCCCACTAGTAGTGATTCTAGCTCTTTGATGGCTGCAATATCCCCGGATACCGTCACACTCTCCGGGCTGTTAATGCAGGCGACAACAACCTTTCCAGTCGTTAGTTTCGCGATATAGGTCTCGGCAGCTTCCTTTCCAAGGCCTACTGCCACCATTCCTCCACGGCCAGATCCAATCTTTTCCTGGAAACTAGATGTGAGCGCTCCGCGCATGTAGACAATTGCCATGGCAGACCGCATGTCGATCGCGCCGGCCGTGAACGCGGCGGCAACCTCACCACTTGAATGACCGGTGACTCCGATGGGTGAAATATTCCAAGACTGCAAGAGCTTCACCAAAGCAATCTGTAAGGCTGTGCAAAGCGGGAGACTGAGCATTGCGCTGTTGACTTTGCTCGATGCCTCGTCGCGACTGAGCTCCTCTATTTGATGTTAGCAGTTGCGAACAAGATGAAGGAGGTGAGAAATACCGAGTATTGACCACTCAGCGCCAAAGCTCTTCAGAAACTGGTCTGCCTCGAGTAGAGCGTCCTTGAAGACCGGGTACGCCTCAATGAGCTCCCGGCCCATGGCATACCATTGCGCGCCTTGCCCGGTGAAGACAAATCCAAGCCTCGGTTGCCCAGTGGCCTGCTGGGGTGTGACCTGGCCTTGTTCAAGCTTCTCGATCAATTCATTCTTACTCGAAGCCAAGTATGCCGCCTTCCATGAAAATTCCGAGCGGCGTTGCCCGAGGGTGAATGCCAGATGACGCATATATGCGCTTTCATCATCCAAAGTGAGACCGCGAAGGTGGTCTGCCATCCTTGATGCCATCCTCGACACTGCCGCCTCTTCTTTGGCACTGAGGACAAATACTCTCGACGGCAAACTGCCGGTCTGGGAAACGGCCGGTGGCGAAGGCTGTGTTAGTACCGCTGGTGATTCGATAATGACATGCGAATTGGCACCGCCGTATCCGAAGTTGTTGACCGATGCCCTCCGAACTGTTTGTGGCCAGGGCTTCAATGAGGTTGGGATCTAGGCCCTGTCAGCCATGCTTCCACGACCGTTTGTACTTTATCTCTTCTCACCTGTATGTTCAGTTCATCCATATCAATGTCCTTGTTCGGCTTTTCGAAGTTCGCATTGGGCGGAATGTAGCCCTTTTCGAGAGCCATGGTCACCTTGATAATACTGGCCAGCCCGCTTGCTGTCTCTGTATGACCAATGTTTGATTTCACGGAGCCAATCAGTAAAGGGTCCTGGGATGACCGTGTTGTATTAAGAGCGGCACTGAGAGCCGCAGCCTCCACCGGATCGCCAGCTGGCGTTCCAGTTCCGTGAGCCTCCACATAGCTCGTTTCCAGGGGGTCGAGACCAGCTCTCTGATAGCACATTCGGATCAGCTCCTCCTGGGCCTTCGGGTTAGGCGAGGTTATCGTCGGGGTCCAGCCGTCTTGGTTCAGTGCTGTTTCCCTGATCACGGCTCGGATAGGATCTCCATCCCGCAGTGCACTGCTCAGAGGCTTCACAATCAACGTGGCGACGCCCTCGCCACGTCCATAACCAGATGCGCGGTGGTCAAATGCATAGGATTTGCCGGACGGCGATAGGAATCTTTGTTAAATACGTCAGTCCATTTCTCTCACATAGTCGGGAAGAGTGTGCGCACCCTAAGCTCGACATGGACTCGAACATGTCCGGGTTCAATAAGATATTCGATCCAGAAACAATGGAAACGTCTGACTCTCCATCACGCAGACTCTGGCATGCAAGATGCAATGTCGTCAAGGTCGTTGAGCAACCGGTGTCGACTGTCATGCTCGGCCCACGGATATCATAAAAGTGAGAGATCCGATTCGATGCCATGGCTGATCCGTTCCCCGTCATGAAGAAGCGGGTCAGAGTGGCTGGGTCTCTCATCAGACTGTCGTGATAATCGCGAAAGAAAGCGCCTGCGTAGACAGAAGTACGAGAGCCCGTAATCTGATCCAGCGGAATGCCAGCTACAGAAACCTAGATCAATTCCCCGTCCTCTTGTTGACAAGCTTGCGAGG is a window of Aspergillus nidulans FGSC A4 chromosome VI DNA encoding:
- a CDS encoding uncharacterized protein (transcript_id=CADANIAT00009787), whose protein sequence is MQPFADEYSAALQQILRDGKLDDNIIYTSPVSGIRTFEDEVSCAEHWVQNMLQPVLFLDSLTNLCLSSDLDQQVDAILEVGPHSALAGPIRQTMGLPAFEGKRISYLSCLSRGKNAVETMQSLAATLHRQGTRVDLSAVNFPINRDGLRVLYDLPSYPWNHEHGYWAEPRLNKEHRLRKQKHHDLLGSPLIGGNALSPTWRHIIRVSDTPWLRAHKVQNNIIYPGAGYICMAIEAVSQLSRGQGHTISSLSLKDVEILKALIVPDTGAGVEVHLTLHEGSEKALTGQPWQEFHVYSCDDTGKWSEHCKGFIARNQGNDAYKKNANSDDEVYLRRLNPQELYRTLQAKGIYHGDVFQNLVSIQSNRGRSLCTLRVADTASSMPHGVEQPHVLHPTTLDSIFQAVYCSLPTSALRSNAAMVPRAFKRMDLRTVMSSTPGHVFQSQCMLHRASPQGMESSVVVSDTTSEDPVLTVDGLYYQSLGAAPQADGEKNDIQHNYTLQWAPDISFPIPSTVKAALQFAANLDEIDIIHDIREACFYFIRRALATLTEDRVLKLNWHQQRLRAWMKVQIKLAQLNELGPASSEWFIQPLAHQQNLINRVRVASVDGEMVCRIGENLPLILSNEVAPLQLMLKDDLLSEYYARAALREQDAPGPHYRCASYDFTDISSGFFEAASERFKEAGDVMEFKKLNIEEDPSGQGFESNSYDLVIASQVLHATKNINRTLANVRKLLRPGGKLLLVEITRDEIDLQLIFGTLPGWWLGEEAERQSSPSLTIPEWQIAMKSTGFDGIDMELHDCEDEHFYAFSVLLASAAIPDPVIYPQFTIVYKEMPPTKWLNKLITSLEQLTTFKPDVQQLGTFDAEGKTCLFLGEMHEALLHEPSSTEFGSIQSLLIQAAGVLWVSRGSAIHCERPHNSLHTGLLRTLRTEYSSKLLVSLDIDPTTARWPASAIATMLEVVRRRFPLAQDPSHLDNEYAERGGIICVPRVFETDVESSPSTRSIESAETKTELFRQSSRKLRLQVSTPGLLDTLGFVGEPMQTDPLPEESIEVEPMAFGLNFRDVMVAMGQLSTDVMGFECSGVVTQVGSLASQHGFKIGDRVCALMRGHWENRVRLHWTSVVAIPDGMTFDAAASIPMAFTTSYYALYETARLQLGETVLIHAAAGGVGQAAITLAQRVGAEVFVTAGSPEKREYLSREFGIPEDHIFSSRDGEFAARLMEMTAGKGVDVVLNSLAGEFLQRTFNCVAPFGRFVEIGKRDLEQNKQLEMHAFTRHVSFSSVDLIALGELKGAVVSRIMNDIMRLIKDEGLRLIQPTTTYPISRIKEAFRMLQAGRHIGKVIVIPGPDDRVNLLPSEWSLHLHSESTHLVIGGMGGVGRSICEWLVQRGARNLIIMSRNADQQAQGNAYVNSLRASGCTVVVASCDISDKSDLKRTLDGCLQSMPPLRGVIHSGMVLQDTVYEKMSVEDYARAIRPKVQGSWNLHEVLSDVDLEYFIMLSSLNGITGNVSQANYAAGNTFQDAIARHRSARGLPAVAIDLGMVRGVGYVAETDGVANRLERMGFRAVDEEEVLHLIQDAILHPIRHATDSQILTGFNSHPGAGNTNVFWAKDPILGGVLRATGIKSKTRSNRVHDAMDLREQLANVPLPDDRLVVLQTAIVRKLAAMFFVDDETIQVGESLARYGVDSLVAVELRNWLVVQLAIEVSIFDIMQSASVKQLASSLAAKWAAAAA